DNA sequence from the Oscillatoria nigro-viridis PCC 7112 genome:
GATATGAATTTGGGTAGAACCAGGTCCGAACCTTATTGCGATACTCTTGTTTCAGCCTAGTTTTTCCATCTGAATCTTGCTCTGCATATTTCGAGGGATGTCCTAGAAACTCCAGGTCGCTAATGCCAAATTCGGCACCAAGACCTGTAAGCACTGTGGCAATGGTTTCCAGCATTTGTAGATATTCGTATCGGATTTGTCGCTCCTTTTGAGAGTTTCCATCATTAGCTTCCCAAACCCACTGCATACTCGCAAGCTTTGCCTGGATCTGTTTCAAAGGATTAAGTAATTTAGGGCGACGCGCTCCTTGCTCCTCTTGTTGGATCGCTCTTCGGACTTTATTCTCAAGAACGTCACGCCTGCCAGTCGCCATCTCAACTTTGGGGGTTTTAGGTTTCTTAGCTTCAAAGTAAAGGTGATGTGCCTCTGAGACCATTGTGAAAGCCTTTTCAAGTTTGACTTCACCATTAGAGCTTCTCCCATTGTTATTTCCCTGCGTTGATGTATCCGGTTTATTTTTCCCTCCACCTCCAGCAAGCAAACTCTTACCCTTCTCGACAATAAAATTCGCCAACTTATTTAAGGCATTTTCTACCTTGTCCTGAATCTTCTTAATGACATTCTTAATCTGCTCGCTCACCCCGGACAACCCAATCAATCGCGCCAAGAAACCGATCGTCACGGGCAGAGAGCGCCCCATCGTTTGTTCCACATAATTAGCCGCACCAGCCACATTTCCTTTAGCTATATTCCCGATCGAACTAAATACCGCTTCAGCCAGCGCTGCTATCTGCGACCCCCGCTCGACAAAGAACATGACAGTGTTGTAAATTGCCATCGCTGCCTGTATAATTGCCCCCGCCGGATTAAACATGGAAATCAGCTTAGCGATCGCAGCGGTAATTACCTTCGACATCACCCATTCTTTAATCGAACCGATTACTGTTTCTTGCAGGTTGCCAGTAAATTCCGCTATTTTCTGCCAAGCTGCTGCTAACCCACCCGTAACGATCGTCCTGAGAAAATCAAATGCTTTCTCCAGGCGCGCTACTTTCTGTTCGCCAATTTTATTAGTTAATTTCCCCCGCAATCTTGCATAAGTTGCTCCCATTACTTGCAGGACAATAGAAACAATTCCTTTGGTATCTAACTGTGCGGGAACTGTTAAACCCGCACCCGTTAATGCACCCAACAACCAACCTGTCAAGCCATTTTTTAAGTGAGTTGCAATATTGCCGGAAAACTTCTGGAAGCCTCCGCGCAGCGCCGAAACGAGGTGGCCGCAAAAGCTTACGGGGTCTTTGATAATGCTGCCAAATACGCCGCCCGCTTGCCGAAGGATTCCCATTACCTTTCCACTAGCACCGCCTGCCATATTTAGGAAGCCTTCAAAGGCAATTTCCATTACTTTTGTCCCCGCAGCGGCGGCCAAATTCTTGATGCGTGCGAGCGGTTCGAGGATAATGTTTTTAATCTTGGCAAACGCGCCAATAGGATTGAGCGCATCTCCGATTCCTAAGGAGCTTAAAGCTTTGCCAAACAGGGTTTTAATTGCGTTGAAAGTGAGATTCAGTTTGGCAATTTCTCCGTTAAACCAACTAAAAGCTTTCTGTAATGCTCCTGATTGTTGTAAGTTATTAAAAATCTTATCGCCGTTTGGTACTAGACCGAGCAGGGCGCGAATTAGGCTGGCTGGCGTGCGCTCTACGGGTCGATTGCTAATCGGGTCTTTTCCTAAAATTAATGTCAGGATTGAGTAACCTGGAAGCTGGCTGGCAAATCCGGCTAATGCTGCTGCGATTTTTTCGCTCGGGTTGCCGATTCCTAGAAAGCCTCCTTGGATGCGCTCCCTTGTGGTACTTACTGTTAATGGCTGGCGTTGGATGCTTTCTTGATTGTTAAAGGAAGAAGAATTAGTAAGAGACCTCCACAAAAAGAATGATCCAATAGCTATGTGGGTTTAGCGAAAATTTCTACAAACCATTTGTGAAGATTGGGGAGACGATGAATCTGGGTTTCAATTTCTGCCATAGCTAACTCCGAAAGTTTAACTCCTGTGGAGTAAATTGTTTCTACCAATGTCACCACTGGATTTTTATCCTTAAATGTGAGAGTTTTGGCGAAATTTACAACAGTCTCAACAGTGTCAAGTAAACTACCATTCCAATGCTTTTCTAACCAACCAAAACAACGTTCTATTGGGTTATATTTACTATGATAGGGCGGATAATAAGCTAATTGTAACGTCAGTTGAGATTGTTGGGAAAAATCTAAAATTCGTTTCATAAACTGAGTACGACGAGAATGATTTTCCGGTCCATTATCCTGATTGATGACCAATTTTTGAATGTGACTAAAACGGTGTTTAACAGTTTGCCACCAACTTTCAAGTAAGTCAACTATACAATCAGCCGTCAACTTAGAAGTAACGAAGAATAAAAATAGCTCATTGTACTCAGGCAGAAAAATACCATAGGGAATCACACTTGATTGAGTCGAAAAATCGTGGTCAACTGCAATAGTTGGCGTCCGATTTTTACCACCTCTATCAAATTCTCCAATCTTGACGGAAGCTTTGGCATCAATGGAAATTCGGAGAGTATTTGGGTTATTATCGGCTGCTGTATTGACTTGTTCAAGTTGTTCAAAAATGGCTGAGGTCTCGGGGATTTTTTTGACTGGTTTAGTTTTCAAAACTCGTTTTAAGGTATAACCCAAATCATTCAATCTTCTTCTAATTGTTTCGGCGCTCGGTAGTTCTTCATCACTATAACCAAATTGTTTAATTAATTGACGACGGACTTCATTGGCAGTCATGCGCGTATATAATCGTGTACTCTTAAAGCTAGGATCAGTTTGACTGTGTGGGTCTACTAACGATGTAATATCTTTCAATAAGTTGGGTAATTTTGTTTCAACCCGCTTTCGTCCACTGCGCTTGAAACCATCGACAATTGGCTCACCACTTTTCAATTCTTTCATCCCTTTACGGATGGTCCGTCTATTCCATCCTAACTCCCGTTCTACTAACGTTTGTCCACCTATTCCTAAATCTTTGACTACCGATGCCATGAATTGTCGTCTGTCTGTCCCCTTGAGTTTTTTAGCTGTTTCGATGTAAAGAGATTTGGCGTGTTCGGTCAGTTTCATGATAGATTTTAGAGACATAAGATAGGCTGCACACTGAAATTATATTTTGACTATTATAGGATCAATCATTCTGTGGCGTTCTCTAATGGCGCGGCTGATTCGCCCGCGACCACTTTAGCCGCCACAGCATCGGCATGATTCTCATACTTATCCCCTACCTTCCCCACACCGCCAGCAAGCTGCACCTTTCCTGATGCTTGCTGCACGACGTGGGCCGCTTCGTGGGCTGCTAATTCCAGAGAGGGTTGCTCTTTAAACGCAATCTGATTCCCACTGGCATAAGCCTGTGCCCCTATCTGCTGGCAAGCTGTCGCTGCCTCGCCACCGATGTATGCTTGTACATCAGAAAGGTCAACTCCAAAGGACTGCTGGAGCTGGTTTTGATGGGGTAAAGATGTGGAACTTCCGCTAAAACCTTTTGCCGCTACCTGCTGGATCTTAGATTCAGATGATTTTTCTCCGGGCTGCTTTTGCTGTTGGAAGATTTGCCTCACCGTCGGGTTGTTTGCCAGAATTCTCATCATCACCGGGTCTTGCTGCATCGCATCTGATGGTTCTGGCGAGCGATCGACTAGCGACTGTTCTGCTGGGGCTGCTGGGGCTGTTTGTTTTTGGACTGCATCGTTACTATCTTTGTCCTGCGTTGCAACACCTGGCTGGGAATACTGTTGGAAGATTTGCCTCACTACCGGGTTGTTTGCCAGAATTCTCATCATTACTGGGTCTTGCTGCATCGCATATGATGGCTCTGGCGAGCGATCGACCAGCGACTGTTGTGGCTGCGATGCCGGGGCTGTTTTCTTTTGAACGGTTTTGGGTGGCTCGTCGTTCGAGGGAGTATCGCGCTTAGTGAAGGTCGGACTCCAACTGGAGGTTCTTTGTATTCTTTGGTGTTCCATAGAATTTCCTCGATCGAGTGTTAATTCTCGGTCTTGTGCGAATTCTGTGCAATCCTGTATTTTTTAATCTTATAGAACCCTTTTGAGAACGCACGTAATGAGCCGTGATCCCCGATCGATTTTTTATTTAAGACGCTAGCTCTATCGAATCTATTGTTAGCATGCAGGGCGCAACTATCATCGCTTGCACTTCTGGAGGTTCAGGAGTTCTTGGAACCATTTTACCAACTACCACAACTTGTTTTTTGTCATATCGGGCAATTTCTTGTGCAGATCTGATGGCTTCAGGATGCCACATTGCGTGAAGAAATACAGCCGTGCGATCGGCCAAGATTATAACAACGATACCTCGATATACAGGTGGCGGTACTGGTCGTTGTCTTGCATCTATTTGAGTGTACTTTCCTATGACACGTACTTGTTTACCCCTGGTTCTTGCTTCTATTTTTTTATCTATTTCATCATCATCCCCGGAGCCATAGGGTGGGCGAGGAAAATTTGACTCTATGTCAGATTGATTCAAAATCGTTGGCAATCTTGTTATCACGTTTTCTCCTCTGATTAAATTTGAGAAATCACCAGGCTTACCTTGGCAGCCCGATATTTTTATAGTTACAGCAAGCAAAACCGACAATAAAAGTATCGCTTTCATTCTCATCAATTCCTGACGCTACCATAGCGGTTACATGACAGCCATTATTGCTACAGATCGAGGACTAGCACAAGAGAAGATTGAATTTTTATCCCTTACTCCTGCGTCCAAAAGTCAATAGAGTCGATCGTTAGCATACAAGGCCCAACTAGATGTGCCACAGCGTTTGGAGACTCAGGAGAGTCCGGCACGAATCTACCAACTACCACAACAAGTCGATCGTTATACCAGGCAATTTCTTGTGCAGGTCTGATGGCTTCAGGATGACAAGTTGGGTGTAGAAAGACTGCCGCTCGCTCTGCCGTGTCCTCGGCCAACATTAAAGCAACGATACCTTCATACACGGGTGGCGGTTCCTGTCGTCGTCTCGCATCTATTTGAGTGTACTTTCCTATTACACGCACCAGTTTGCCTTTTTTTCGGGCTTCTGCTCGTTTGTTTATTTCATCATCATCCACTGCCTCATATGGATTAGGAAAATTTCTATATATGTCAGAGCGATTCAAAATCGTTGGCATTTCTGTCATTGTATTTTCTCCTTGCAAAAGTGACACGCTCCCCAGATAAGCTTAGTACACTAGCCCATAAACTTCCGACAAGTATAAATAACATCATACTCACCATTTGGCTTTTTCTTAAGCACCAATACATGAACAAACGCACCTACCGACGACTTTTGTCGGTTTACCCATTCAATGTCTTGTGACAGCTCGGCAATAGCGTATCTACTCAGTGGCATAGTAACACTCTGCGATAGCTTGAATTGTCCATCCGGGTAGGTTCGTTGAATCACCGAGTCCAAGTTGAGGTGTGCTTCTTCGCTAAAACCCAAAACTCGAAAAAGAGAGCTACATTTAACAACCTCGTCCTGCTCCAATTGAAAGCTCGTAAAGTAGAACCAAGCCCAGAATTTGTTACTGTTTAACAACCTGTAACAGAGGATAATAAATATCAGTAACAAGCTCGATATAAGCGCAGTTTTAGACAACATTTTTCGCATTATTACTAAATCAATTATGCACAAAAAATAGAACAAGGAACCGAAAAAATAGCCTCTAATCAGGAATTAAGGCATCATTTCCTGGCTAAAAGGGGTATAGCCAGGTTTGTAATCTTGTGGCCTTACTGGACGCTGAAACTCTCGATAGCTGTACTTAGAGACCTCCACAAAAAGAATGATCCAATAGCTATGTGGGTTTAGCGAAAATTTCTACAAACCATTTGTGAAGATTGGGGAGACGATGAATCTGGGTTTCAATTTCTGCCATAGCTAACTCCGAAAGTTTAACTCCTGTGGAGTAAATTGTTTCTACCAATGTCACCACTGGATTTTTATCCTTAAATGTGAGAGTTTTGGCGAAATTTACAACAGTCTCAACAGTGTCAAGTAAACTACCATTCCAATGCTTTTCTAACCAACCAAAACAACGTTCTATTGGGTTATATTTACTATGATAGGGCGGATAATAAGCTAATTGTAACGTCAGTTGAGATTGTTGGGAAAAATCTAAAATTCGTTTCATAAACTGAGTACGACGAGAATGATTTTCCGGTCCATTATCCTGATTGATGACCAATTTTTGAATGTGACTAAAACGGTGTTTAACAGTTTGCCACCAACTTTCAAGTAAGTCAACTATACAATCAGCCGTCAACTTAGAAGTAACGAAGAATAAAAATAGCTCATTGTACTCAGGCAGAAAAATACCATAGGGAATCACACTTGATTGAGTCGAAAAATCGTGGTCAACTGCAATAGTTGGCGTCCGATTTTTACCACCTCTATCAAATTCTCCAATCTTGACGGAAGCTTTGGCATCAATGGAAATTCGGAGAGTATTTGGGTTATTATCGGCTGCTGTATTGACTTGTTCAAGTTGTTCAAAAATGGCTGAGGTCTCGGGGATTTTTTTGACTGGTTTAGTTTTCAAAACTCGTTTTAAGGTATAACCCAAATCATTCAATCTTCTTCTAATTGTTTCGGCGCTCGGTAGTTCTTCATCACTATAACCAAATTGTTTAATTAATTGACGACGGACTTCATTGGCAGTCATGCGCGTATATAATCGTGTACTCTTAAAGCTAGGATCAGTTTGACTGTGTGGGTCTACTAACGATGTAATATCTTTCAATAAGTTGGGTAATTTTGTTTCAACCCGCTTTCGTCCACTGCGCTTGAAACCATCGACAATTGGCTCACCACTTTTCAATTCTTTCATCCCTTTACGGATGGTCCGTCTATTCCATCCTAACTCCCGTTCTACTAACGTTTGTCCACCTATTCCTAAATCTTTGACTACCGATGCCATGAATTGTCGTCTGTCTGTCCCCTTGAGTTTTTTAGCTGTTTCGATGTAAAGAGATTTGGCGTGTTCGGTCAGTTTCATGATAGATTTTAGAGACATAAGATAGGCTGCACACTGAAATTATATTTTGACTATTATAGGATCAATCATTCTGTGGCGTTCTCTTATGGCTTTTGACTGATTTTTATTGGTTTGGAGCGGCGCTATTAATAGGATTTAGTCAAACAGCCCGCGCGAGAGCGAGCGGGGATGGTGAGTGAGGAGGGGAAAACTTTTCTACTTCCCGCTCAACGCTTCGCTTTAGTTATGAGTTGTGAATTGACCTTTCAAATATTTGTTTGTGAAGCAGTTTAGCAGTAATACCTTCCAAAAATAACGTTTTTTTCCTCATTTACTACTTCCTTTTTTCAACCAATGTTCAGCCCAAAAAGCTCTGTTCAAAAAAAGTCTGCCCTCCCGCTGCGCGTTGTCCTTACAGTCCCCAACGCTCTTTTGATTTCAACTTTACTATGTCTGACGGGATGGCTTTCTTTTCAAACAGGGCGACAGACGATGAACGACTTGGTTGCACAGCTATTGGGAGAAGCAACGAGCCGCATCTGGGACCGCCTTGACAACTACTTAAAAGAAGGAGTTCTTGACAACTACTTAAAAGAAGGGGTTCTTGACAACTACTTAAAAGAAGAGGTTGGGGTTGCCAAAGGAGAAAAGAATTACAATAAAATTCAAACTGGTTCGGTGAACCAACTTTCTCCAAGTCAAACAGCCGGAGTCACAATCAAACCAAATGGGAAAAGAAATGGGTCAGACTCTCCAAAAACAATATTGCCTCAACAAAAAACAAATTCTGCTTTTCCCACCCCAACCTCAACGTTCAACTTGCACGATTTCCACATCAGCCCTAACTGTCAAGTCTTTATCTTAGACCGATCGGGACATTTAGTTGCTCGGAACAAGGTAACTGAACCAAAACCGTCTATTTCTGTTGACTCCCAGCAGCGAGTTCGCACCCAAGCTCTGCAACAAAAAGTAATCCGGCTTTCAACAGAGTATTTGCTTAAACATTATGGCAGCCTCGCTGCTATTAACAGCAGCCAAAATCTTAACTTTACTGCCAGCAACTCTAGATACTTACTGCAAGTCAGACCTTTTGAAAACTCTTCAAGCTTAAACTGGCTGATTGTAGCAGTTGTCCCTGAAACCGACTTCACCGGCAAAGTTCAGGCCAACACCCGCAACACTATTTTGCTCGTGCTACTGGCTTTGGTTCTTTCTATCTGCCTTTTGCTGTCCATTTCCCTAAGAATAGAACAGCGGCTGCTGCGGTTAATTTCGGCAACAGAGGCGATAGCTGGTGGCGACTTCGACTCAACAGTTTCGGGTAGTGGCGTTGCCGAACTCGAAGCCCTAGCTTGTGCTTTCGAGCGCATGAATTCCCAGTTAAAAGCATCTCGCCAGCGGTTAAAAGAATATTCTGGCGATTTAAAGCGGCAAGTTGCACAGAAAACGAAGGAATTAAAACAAGCTAAAATTGCAGCCGAAAGTGCCAATCGCGCTAAAAGTACCTTTCTGGCCAATATGAGCCACGAATTGAGAACGCCTCTGAATGCGATTATCGGCTTTGCTCACCTCCTTGTGCACTCTAAAAAAACTGCACCGGAACAGCAGTCGAGTTTAGATATTATCAATCGCAGTGGCGAGCATTTGTTGAAACTAATCAACGATATTTTGTCGCTATCTAAGATTGAAGCTGGTCAAATTACCCTCGAATCAAATGCTTTTGACCTGTACAGTTTGCTCAATGATATAGAAGGGATGTTCCAACTCAAAACTCAATCTAAAGGATTGCAACTTGTTTTTGAACGCAGTTCAGATGTACCGCAATACGTCCGAACTGATGAAAGCAAGCTGCGCCAAGTTTTGATTAATCTGTTGGGTAATGCTGTTAAATTTGCTGGGGCGGGTAGGGTGAAGCTGACTGTAAAATGCCTCCAGTTGCTGGCAAAAAAACCGCTATCCAAATTCTTTCTCCAGTTCTCTGTGAAGGATACAGGCCCAGGCATTGCCCCTGACGAGGTTAGCCGTTTGTTTAAGCCGTTCGTGCAAACTGAAGCTGGCCGGAAATCGCAAACGGGGACGGGCTTGGGATTGCCAATCAGTAGCTCTTTCGTGAAGCTGATGGGTGGTGAGATTAAGGTCAAAAGTTCTGTGGGGAAAGGAACGGTTTTTAGTTTTTACGTTAAAGTCTGTCATGCTACTGAGAGCGAAGTTTATGACAGACTGCCGCAAAAACGAGTGCAGGGGTTGGCACCTAACCAACAAATTTATCGCATTCTGGTAGCGGATGATGAGTCGGCAAATCGGTTGTTGTTAACTCAAATATTGAAGTCGGCTGGTTTTGTTGTGCGGTTCGCGGATAACGGAACCCTGGCTGTTAAATTGTGGCGAAAGTACAAGCCGCATTTAATTTGGATGGATTTGAGGATGCCTGTTCTGGACGGCTTTCAAGCTGTTCAACAAATTCGAGCTCTGCCTAACGGTTCTAATACTAAGATTATTGCTTTGAGCGCTAATGCTTTTGTTAAAACCCAGGAACTTGCCTTGTCGAA
Encoded proteins:
- a CDS encoding ISAzo13 family transposase, with the translated sequence MKLTEHAKSLYIETAKKLKGTDRRQFMASVVKDLGIGGQTLVERELGWNRRTIRKGMKELKSGEPIVDGFKRSGRKRVETKLPNLLKDITSLVDPHSQTDPSFKSTRLYTRMTANEVRRQLIKQFGYSDEELPSAETIRRRLNDLGYTLKRVLKTKPVKKIPETSAIFEQLEQVNTAADNNPNTLRISIDAKASVKIGEFDRGGKNRTPTIAVDHDFSTQSSVIPYGIFLPEYNELFLFFVTSKLTADCIVDLLESWWQTVKHRFSHIQKLVINQDNGPENHSRRTQFMKRILDFSQQSQLTLQLAYYPPYHSKYNPIERCFGWLEKHWNGSLLDTVETVVNFAKTLTFKDKNPVVTLVETIYSTGVKLSELAMAEIETQIHRLPNLHKWFVEIFAKPT
- a CDS encoding phage tail protein — its product is MWRSLTNSSSFNNQESIQRQPLTVSTTRERIQGGFLGIGNPSEKIAAALAGFASQLPGYSILTLILGKDPISNRPVERTPASLIRALLGLVPNGDKIFNNLQQSGALQKAFSWFNGEIAKLNLTFNAIKTLFGKALSSLGIGDALNPIGAFAKIKNIILEPLARIKNLAAAAGTKVMEIAFEGFLNMAGGASGKVMGILRQAGGVFGSIIKDPVSFCGHLVSALRGGFQKFSGNIATHLKNGLTGWLLGALTGAGLTVPAQLDTKGIVSIVLQVMGATYARLRGKLTNKIGEQKVARLEKAFDFLRTIVTGGLAAAWQKIAEFTGNLQETVIGSIKEWVMSKVITAAIAKLISMFNPAGAIIQAAMAIYNTVMFFVERGSQIAALAEAVFSSIGNIAKGNVAGAANYVEQTMGRSLPVTIGFLARLIGLSGVSEQIKNVIKKIQDKVENALNKLANFIVEKGKSLLAGGGGKNKPDTSTQGNNNGRSSNGEVKLEKAFTMVSEAHHLYFEAKKPKTPKVEMATGRRDVLENKVRRAIQQEEQGARRPKLLNPLKQIQAKLASMQWVWEANDGNSQKERQIRYEYLQMLETIATVLTGLGAEFGISDLEFLGHPSKYAEQDSDGKTRLKQEYRNKVRTWFYPNSYRSNVEQWKKTRLATLKIGAPSGHFKDEMTGKFEPINVSNLATNVTIDHISPGVSRHWNTDNGGHNQKQDKRADFYNETSNMRLVAHKNNSSDGSRNAPAYNPEVGPNFRGPDDNP
- a CDS encoding eCIS core domain-containing protein, with product MEHQRIQRTSSWSPTFTKRDTPSNDEPPKTVQKKTAPASQPQQSLVDRSPEPSYAMQQDPVMMRILANNPVVRQIFQQYSQPGVATQDKDSNDAVQKQTAPAAPAEQSLVDRSPEPSDAMQQDPVMMRILANNPTVRQIFQQQKQPGEKSSESKIQQVAAKGFSGSSTSLPHQNQLQQSFGVDLSDVQAYIGGEAATACQQIGAQAYASGNQIAFKEQPSLELAAHEAAHVVQQASGKVQLAGGVGKVGDKYENHADAVAAKVVAGESAAPLENATE
- a CDS encoding ATP-binding protein — encoded protein: MNDLVAQLLGEATSRIWDRLDNYLKEGVLDNYLKEGVLDNYLKEEVGVAKGEKNYNKIQTGSVNQLSPSQTAGVTIKPNGKRNGSDSPKTILPQQKTNSAFPTPTSTFNLHDFHISPNCQVFILDRSGHLVARNKVTEPKPSISVDSQQRVRTQALQQKVIRLSTEYLLKHYGSLAAINSSQNLNFTASNSRYLLQVRPFENSSSLNWLIVAVVPETDFTGKVQANTRNTILLVLLALVLSICLLLSISLRIEQRLLRLISATEAIAGGDFDSTVSGSGVAELEALACAFERMNSQLKASRQRLKEYSGDLKRQVAQKTKELKQAKIAAESANRAKSTFLANMSHELRTPLNAIIGFAHLLVHSKKTAPEQQSSLDIINRSGEHLLKLINDILSLSKIEAGQITLESNAFDLYSLLNDIEGMFQLKTQSKGLQLVFERSSDVPQYVRTDESKLRQVLINLLGNAVKFAGAGRVKLTVKCLQLLAKKPLSKFFLQFSVKDTGPGIAPDEVSRLFKPFVQTEAGRKSQTGTGLGLPISSSFVKLMGGEIKVKSSVGKGTVFSFYVKVCHATESEVYDRLPQKRVQGLAPNQQIYRILVADDESANRLLLTQILKSAGFVVRFADNGTLAVKLWRKYKPHLIWMDLRMPVLDGFQAVQQIRALPNGSNTKIIALSANAFVKTQELALSNGFDDFVAKPFREAVIFEKMALHLDVRYIYEEESSRKSERDEPAQQLTPESLSVLPRELIEKLYKAAACGDEQAVRLLIEGIPLSEKQIAAALTKLVDNMSLDIISDLTQQNL